The Candidatus Palauibacter australiensis nucleotide sequence TGATGACCGATCGAGGCCGACAACTGGCCCCAGCGCCGCGCCGTCGGAGCGTCTATGCCGAGGATGCGATCCCCGTACAGCCGGAGCACGCGGTCCAGCCAGGAGGCGAGCGCCTCGGCGAACGCCGCGTCGCGAGCGCGCTGCCGGGCGATGCCCCGCTCGATCTCGCCGATGGAGACCACGCTCAGATGTAGGTCCACGGTTCTCCGGCTGGAGAGCCAGTTCGCGATGGCCGGTGTGCGATCCGGCCGGCGGTGCGCGGACAGCACGTCCGTGTCCAGGAGGAACATCACAACTCCACAGGTCGCGGGGCCACCTCGAGTCGCTCCACGTCTTCGCCGCCGCCGGGCATCGAGAGCAGAAGTTCGGCGAAGGACGGGGCCGTCGCCCCCTCCAGCCGCCGAAGCCTCTCGTATTCCCCGACGGAGATCACGACAACGGCCGGTTTGCCGTGTCGCGTCACGCGCTGCGGCTCGCCCGCCACGGCGGCCGTGACCACGGCACTGAAGCGGTTCTTGGCGTCATGCAGCGGCCATTCGGTCATCGATCTGCTCCATG carries:
- a CDS encoding type II toxin-antitoxin system VapC family toxin; protein product: MFLLDTDVLSAHRRPDRTPAIANWLSSRRTVDLHLSVVSIGEIERGIARQRARDAAFAEALASWLDRVLRLYGDRILGIDAPTARRWGQLSASIGHQGADLLIAATALEHGLTVVTRNVRHYEPTGVSVLDPSTRLPSE
- a CDS encoding type II toxin-antitoxin system Phd/YefM family antitoxin, encoding MTEWPLHDAKNRFSAVVTAAVAGEPQRVTRHGKPAVVVISVGEYERLRRLEGATAPSFAELLLSMPGGGEDVERLEVAPRPVEL